Proteins from one Deltaproteobacteria bacterium genomic window:
- the hemH gene encoding ferrochelatase, with protein sequence MTLSYDAVLLIAFGGPTCPEEIRPFLARVTQGIPIPAARLEEVAHHYEAVGGKSPLNAITFRQANALKKVLNDQLPFYVGMRNSSPFFSETLKEMARDGVKRALGFILSSHRTEASWERYQKNIADARAEIGGAAPEVGYCDGWHDQPLFIQAWAELIQAAMTSLDVDTRGRTPVIFTAHSLPTAMAARSPYVEQLTTSAKLIAAKLHHPRWSLAYQSRSGRPTDPWLEPDIGRAIRDLAAQGEKLIVVAPIGFVCDHVEVLYDLDIEAKKIATDLGVNLIRASCPNDHPTFIRMIAEVIEQAIS encoded by the coding sequence ATGACTTTATCATACGACGCTGTGTTGCTGATCGCCTTCGGCGGCCCGACCTGTCCCGAAGAGATCCGCCCATTCCTCGCCCGCGTCACCCAAGGCATTCCGATACCGGCCGCGCGACTCGAAGAAGTCGCCCATCACTACGAAGCGGTGGGCGGCAAATCGCCGCTCAACGCAATCACATTCCGACAAGCAAACGCGCTAAAAAAAGTCTTGAATGATCAACTTCCCTTCTACGTCGGTATGCGCAACTCAAGCCCGTTTTTCAGTGAGACCCTGAAAGAAATGGCACGAGATGGTGTGAAGCGCGCGCTCGGCTTCATTCTTTCCTCCCATCGCACCGAAGCGAGTTGGGAGCGCTATCAGAAAAATATTGCCGACGCCCGCGCGGAGATCGGTGGCGCGGCACCGGAAGTCGGCTACTGCGACGGTTGGCACGATCAACCGCTGTTCATTCAAGCGTGGGCGGAGTTGATTCAAGCCGCGATGACAAGCCTAGATGTCGATACGCGAGGGCGCACGCCGGTGATTTTTACCGCCCACAGTTTGCCGACCGCAATGGCGGCGCGCTCGCCTTATGTCGAACAACTAACAACCAGCGCGAAATTGATCGCCGCAAAACTCCATCATCCGCGCTGGTCCCTCGCCTATCAAAGCCGCAGCGGTAGACCGACGGATCCTTGGCTCGAACCGGATATTGGCCGCGCGATTCGTGACTTGGCGGCACAAGGCGAGAAACTAATCGTCGTCGCGCCCATCGGTTTTGTCTGCGACCATGTCGAAGTGCTCTACGACTTAGACATCGAAGCCAAAAAGATTGCCACCGATCTCGGCGTGAATTTAATTCGCGCCAGCTGTCCCAACGATCACCCGACTTTTATTCGCATGATCGCCGAGGTCATCGAACAAGCTATTTCATGA
- a CDS encoding ABC transporter substrate-binding protein: MHKKITRRAFCSVLLTLPFPARAQQPKKVPRIGYLSSADPARESARSEGIRLALRERGYIEGQNIAIEYRYAEGKRDRTPELATELVRLKVDIILVAGGTGPVRAAKNATKTIPIVMTGGGSILSRQA, from the coding sequence ATGCACAAAAAAATCACTCGACGAGCTTTTTGCTCGGTGCTCTTGACTCTGCCCTTTCCCGCTCGGGCGCAGCAGCCGAAGAAAGTCCCTCGGATAGGGTATCTATCGTCGGCCGATCCAGCTCGCGAGTCCGCCCGTTCCGAAGGAATTCGGCTGGCTCTGCGCGAGCGTGGCTACATAGAAGGACAGAACATCGCCATCGAGTACCGATATGCGGAGGGGAAGCGCGATCGGACTCCTGAGCTTGCAACCGAGCTGGTGCGTCTCAAGGTTGATATCATCTTGGTAGCTGGAGGGACCGGACCGGTCCGGGCGGCCAAGAATGCGACCAAGACGATTCCCATTGTTATGACGGGCGGTGGGTCGATCCTGTCGAGGCAGGCCTAA
- the hemE gene encoding uroporphyrinogen decarboxylase — protein MATPTHAFLAACRREPTSFTPVWLMRQAGRYMEDYRKLRAQHGFLELCKRPDLATEITVTPVEKLNVDAAILFADILLILEPMGVGLEYSKGDGPVLHRPVRSGKDVDGLKDFNVATELAYVYESVKKIRQELKNKVPLIGFAGAPFTLASYLIEGGGSRNYIHTKKLFYNAPEAWKRLMERLAKLIGEYLNCQIAAGAQAVQIFDSWAGCLTPADYQQFVQPYTKAVIDAVTPGVPVINFSTGTTGLLKNVRAAGGDVIGLDWRVNLDEGWAAVGHDVAVQGNLDPVALFASPKEIKSRVAEILRRAAGRPGHIFNLGHGVLPETPVDHVIAMVDAVHELSAR, from the coding sequence ATGGCTACACCGACTCATGCTTTTCTTGCCGCCTGCCGGCGCGAACCCACTTCTTTCACTCCCGTCTGGCTCATGCGCCAAGCCGGCCGCTACATGGAAGACTACCGCAAGCTGCGCGCCCAACATGGCTTTCTCGAACTGTGTAAAAGACCCGATCTGGCCACCGAGATCACAGTCACGCCGGTGGAGAAACTCAACGTCGACGCGGCGATCTTGTTCGCCGATATATTGCTAATCCTCGAACCCATGGGCGTCGGTTTAGAATACTCTAAAGGCGACGGCCCGGTGCTGCACCGCCCGGTGCGCAGCGGCAAGGATGTCGACGGCTTGAAAGATTTCAACGTCGCGACCGAGCTCGCCTATGTTTACGAATCGGTGAAAAAAATTCGCCAAGAGCTCAAGAACAAAGTTCCCTTGATCGGCTTCGCCGGCGCGCCGTTCACTTTGGCTTCCTATCTCATCGAAGGCGGTGGCTCGCGCAATTACATTCATACCAAGAAACTTTTTTATAATGCGCCGGAAGCGTGGAAACGTTTGATGGAGCGGCTAGCCAAGCTCATCGGCGAATATTTAAACTGTCAAATCGCCGCCGGCGCCCAAGCGGTACAGATTTTCGACAGCTGGGCCGGTTGTCTGACGCCCGCCGACTATCAACAGTTCGTACAGCCTTACACCAAAGCGGTGATCGACGCGGTCACGCCCGGCGTGCCGGTGATCAACTTCAGCACCGGCACCACCGGCCTGCTGAAAAACGTCCGCGCCGCCGGCGGCGATGTCATCGGTCTCGACTGGCGCGTCAATCTCGACGAAGGCTGGGCCGCCGTCGGTCACGATGTCGCCGTCCAAGGCAATCTCGATCCGGTCGCGCTGTTCGCGTCGCCGAAAGAAATCAAAAGTCGAGTCGCGGAAATTCTCCGCCGCGCCGCCGGCAGACCGGGCCATATTTTTAATCTCGGCCACGGCGTCCTGCCGGAAACGCCGGTCGATCACGTCATCGCCATGGTCGACGCCGTGCACGAACTGAGCGCAAGGTGA
- a CDS encoding DNA polymerase IV codes for MSWYLHIDMDAFYASVEEALDPSLKGKPVIVGGRNGRGVVTSASYAARKFGVRSAMPGFQAKKLCPQGIFLPNRRGTYVEFSRKVFAILEHYSPEVRKLSIDEGLVDLTGTERLLGTPLKISDEIIRRIEKELGLPSSAGISTSRVVAKIAATLAKPHGLVYVPAGAEAEFLTPLAVEMIPGVGPKTHKSLLQRGIKTIGDLLARPELAARYLDLSETTGPERHHDHSIGNETTVAAPLKTVAEMEQVLWQLVEEVGGRLRHEKLFARCMTVKIRYANFQTITRSRTLSSPTCYDKEIFQITSALLRDNLARGRPVRLLGVSASALQDSGWQEPLLNRDQRKSFERLYEGIDKLRRKYGEQTIGAATPRKRTS; via the coding sequence ATGTCCTGGTACCTCCACATCGACATGGACGCCTTCTACGCCTCGGTGGAAGAAGCGCTCGATCCGAGTTTGAAAGGCAAACCGGTGATTGTCGGCGGTCGCAACGGCCGCGGCGTGGTCACTTCAGCATCCTACGCGGCGAGAAAATTCGGCGTGCGCTCGGCGATGCCGGGGTTTCAAGCGAAAAAACTTTGTCCCCAAGGAATCTTCTTGCCGAACCGGCGGGGAACTTATGTGGAATTTTCCCGCAAAGTCTTCGCCATCCTCGAACATTATTCACCCGAAGTGCGCAAGCTCTCCATCGACGAAGGGCTGGTCGACCTCACCGGCACGGAACGACTACTCGGCACGCCGCTAAAGATCAGCGATGAAATCATTCGGCGCATCGAGAAAGAACTTGGCTTGCCATCTTCCGCGGGCATTTCGACGAGCCGCGTAGTCGCGAAAATCGCCGCGACCCTGGCCAAACCCCACGGGCTGGTCTATGTGCCGGCGGGCGCGGAAGCGGAATTTCTCACGCCCCTAGCGGTGGAGATGATCCCCGGCGTCGGCCCCAAAACGCACAAGAGCTTGCTTCAGCGCGGCATCAAGACCATCGGCGATTTGCTCGCCAGGCCGGAACTCGCGGCGCGCTATCTCGATCTGAGCGAAACCACCGGACCCGAGCGCCACCACGATCATTCCATCGGCAACGAAACGACGGTGGCCGCACCGCTTAAAACCGTCGCTGAAATGGAACAAGTGCTTTGGCAACTGGTCGAAGAAGTCGGCGGCCGGCTGCGCCATGAAAAGCTTTTCGCCCGCTGCATGACGGTCAAGATTCGCTATGCCAATTTTCAGACGATCACTCGCTCGCGCACGCTGTCGTCGCCCACTTGTTACGACAAAGAAATTTTCCAGATAACCAGCGCATTGCTGCGCGACAATCTCGCCAGAGGCAGGCCGGTGCGCCTATTGGGCGTGAGCGCCAGCGCGCTGCAAGACTCCGGCTGGCAGGAGCCGTTGTTGAACCGCGACCAACGCAAATCGTTTGAGCGTCTCTACGAAGGCATCGACAAACTGCGCCGGAAATACGGCGAGCAAACCATCGGCGCCGCCACGCCGCGCAAACGAACGAGTTGA
- a CDS encoding type II toxin-antitoxin system RelE/ParE family toxin, translating into MAENQKVQLIFYRSASGAEPVREWLQSLPRADRRAVGLDLMRAQWRWPVGMPLCRPLGQGLWEVRTELPSRRIARVLLCFVAGHLIALHGFIKKTQKTADDDLKLARRRQKEFDQ; encoded by the coding sequence ATGGCGGAGAACCAGAAAGTACAGCTGATCTTCTACCGGAGCGCTTCCGGGGCTGAGCCTGTCCGAGAATGGTTGCAGAGCTTGCCGAGGGCAGACCGCAGAGCCGTTGGCCTTGACTTGATGCGTGCCCAGTGGCGCTGGCCGGTTGGCATGCCATTATGTCGTCCATTGGGCCAAGGCTTGTGGGAAGTGCGGACGGAATTGCCGAGCCGCCGCATTGCCAGAGTATTGTTATGTTTCGTGGCCGGACATTTGATCGCGCTTCATGGGTTCATTAAGAAGACGCAAAAAACTGCGGACGACGACTTGAAATTGGCGCGTCGACGCCAGAAGGAATTTGACCAATGA
- a CDS encoding Fis family transcriptional regulator yields the protein MKKKHLGSSLDDYLKDEGIFEVTQTKAIKEVVAWQLGQAMKKKRISKARMATLLKTSRTQIDRLLNPETDITLSSLQRAAAMVGRRVRVDLV from the coding sequence ATGAAAAAGAAACATCTCGGTTCCAGCCTTGACGATTACCTCAAAGACGAGGGCATCTTTGAAGTGACCCAAACCAAGGCGATCAAAGAGGTCGTGGCTTGGCAGCTCGGCCAGGCGATGAAAAAGAAGCGAATTTCGAAAGCGCGGATGGCGACGCTGCTAAAGACAAGTCGAACTCAGATTGACCGGCTGCTTAATCCAGAAACCGACATCACGCTGTCAAGCTTGCAGCGCGCCGCCGCGATGGTGGGACGGCGGGTCAGAGTTGACCTGGTTTAA
- a CDS encoding ABC transporter substrate-binding protein, producing MQRLLTLCQGIALVALVHLTLTANPALNAAEAPTIRIVYNALGGSMAPLWLGQELGLFAKHGLQHSLSYLAATTSVQAIVAGSEDIGLVGNQCVDLALEGAETIYVASDISRFVFHLYGDPAIKSVHDLKGKAVAVTQAAASTDYATRIVLRRYGLVPDKDVKILFTGNMPALVTTVKSGNAAAGLMSAPTTIQALELGLKPILNVTEMNIPFLFVGVCTTRKMIQQRPDTVTRFLRAYVEALAIIRTDKETTYKAMGKFLKTDNRQILESIYDDYGSAYQRVPLITKQEVQAVLDVVKSPKGVRAKPEVFYDNSFVQKIEASGFINSLYAR from the coding sequence ATGCAACGATTATTAACGCTCTGCCAGGGCATAGCCCTCGTCGCACTGGTCCATCTGACGCTAACGGCGAACCCGGCGCTGAACGCCGCCGAAGCGCCGACCATCCGCATCGTCTACAATGCCTTGGGCGGTTCCATGGCGCCGCTGTGGTTGGGACAAGAGCTCGGCCTCTTCGCCAAGCATGGTTTGCAGCATAGTCTAAGTTACCTAGCGGCGACCACTTCGGTCCAAGCGATCGTTGCCGGCAGCGAAGACATCGGCTTGGTCGGCAATCAATGTGTCGATCTCGCCCTCGAAGGCGCCGAGACGATTTACGTCGCCAGCGATATTTCGCGCTTCGTTTTTCATCTATACGGCGATCCGGCGATCAAGTCGGTGCACGACCTCAAAGGCAAAGCGGTCGCCGTCACCCAAGCGGCGGCGTCGACGGACTACGCCACCCGTATCGTATTGCGACGCTACGGGCTGGTTCCCGACAAGGACGTGAAGATTCTTTTTACCGGCAATATGCCGGCGCTGGTCACGACGGTGAAATCCGGTAACGCCGCCGCCGGCCTGATGTCGGCGCCGACGACGATTCAAGCGCTGGAGCTCGGCTTGAAGCCGATTCTCAACGTCACGGAAATGAATATTCCCTTCCTCTTCGTCGGTGTCTGCACGACGCGGAAAATGATTCAACAGCGGCCCGATACCGTTACCCGGTTTCTGCGCGCCTACGTCGAAGCGCTGGCGATCATCCGCACGGATAAGGAAACCACCTACAAAGCGATGGGCAAATTTTTGAAAACCGACAACCGTCAAATTCTCGAAAGCATCTACGACGACTACGGCAGCGCCTATCAGCGCGTGCCGCTGATAACCAAACAAGAAGTCCAAGCCGTGCTCGACGTCGTCAAAAGCCCCAAAGGCGTACGCGCTAAACCGGAAGTCTTCTACGACAACTCCTTCGTGCAAAAAATCGAAGCGTCGGGGTTTATCAACTCGCTCTACGCGCGCTGA
- a CDS encoding ABC transporter substrate-binding protein encodes MNSLSLLTCCRRLKLAALLAMTLPAIQLNAAEAPSLRGVHNALGGTMTPLFVAQDLDLFAKHGLQHSLNYLPATTAVQALAAGSEEIGLVGNQCVDVGLEGADTIYVAATASRFIFQLYGDPAIKTVADLKGKVIAATQPAASTDYAARILLKKNGLVADSDVKIIYAGSSPALLSMLKSGNAAAGVINAPAIYQAQEIGMKPIANLTSMNIPFIFVAVCTTKKVIREKPDAIIRYLRAYAEAISIIQRDKETTIKIMGKNMKMDNRQWLDAVYDDIAKVLQRTPYMRKPEVQAVLDIVKNPKAAQVKSEDFFDNSFLQKLEYSGFINSLYKR; translated from the coding sequence ATGAACTCGCTTTCGCTCTTAACCTGCTGCCGGCGCCTAAAGCTCGCTGCGCTCCTCGCCATGACGCTGCCGGCGATTCAGCTAAACGCCGCCGAGGCGCCGTCCCTGCGCGGCGTGCACAACGCTCTCGGCGGCACCATGACGCCGCTGTTCGTCGCCCAGGATCTCGACCTGTTCGCCAAGCATGGCTTGCAGCATAGCCTCAACTATCTGCCGGCCACCACCGCGGTCCAAGCGCTCGCCGCCGGCAGCGAAGAGATCGGTTTGGTCGGCAATCAGTGCGTCGATGTCGGCCTCGAAGGCGCCGATACGATCTACGTCGCCGCCACCGCGTCGCGCTTCATCTTCCAACTCTACGGCGATCCAGCGATTAAAACCGTCGCCGATCTGAAAGGCAAAGTGATCGCCGCAACCCAGCCCGCCGCATCCACAGACTATGCCGCGCGCATTTTGTTGAAAAAGAATGGCCTAGTAGCGGATAGCGACGTGAAAATTATTTACGCCGGCAGCAGCCCGGCGCTGTTGTCGATGTTAAAATCCGGCAACGCCGCCGCCGGCGTGATCAACGCGCCGGCAATCTACCAAGCCCAAGAGATCGGCATGAAGCCGATCGCCAACCTTACCTCGATGAATATTCCGTTCATCTTCGTCGCCGTCTGCACCACCAAAAAAGTCATCCGGGAAAAACCGGATGCTATCATTCGTTATTTGCGCGCCTACGCCGAAGCGATATCGATAATCCAGCGTGACAAGGAAACCACGATTAAGATCATGGGCAAGAATATGAAGATGGACAACCGCCAATGGCTCGACGCGGTATACGACGACATCGCCAAGGTCTTGCAGCGCACGCCCTACATGAGAAAACCGGAAGTCCAGGCGGTGTTGGACATCGTCAAGAATCCCAAAGCCGCGCAGGTCAAATCGGAAGATTTTTTCGACAACTCATTTTTGCAGAAACTTGAATACAGCGGCTTTATCAACTCGCTATACAAGCGCTGA
- a CDS encoding ABC transporter substrate-binding protein, producing the protein MVWVAHDLGLFTKHGLQHSLDYLAATTAIQAIAAGSQDIGLVGNQGIDVALEGADTVYVADTASRFLFQLYGDPSIKSVADLKGKVVAATQPAASSDYALRILLRKYGLTPDKDVKIIYAGSSPALLSMLKGGNAVAGLMTAPAIYAAQEVGLKEIVNVTDLNIPFIFVGVATTRRVLQQKPDAVMRYLRGYTEAISVILRDKETALKVISKYMKMDNRQHLEAVYNEFTPVLQRVPLMNKKVVEAVLEVVKSPKGVQAKPEVFYDNSYLQKLEASGFINSLYPR; encoded by the coding sequence GTGGTTTGGGTCGCCCATGATCTCGGCCTGTTCACCAAGCATGGCTTGCAACATAGCCTGGATTATCTCGCCGCCACCACTGCCATTCAAGCCATCGCCGCAGGCAGTCAAGACATCGGCCTGGTCGGCAACCAAGGCATTGATGTCGCCCTCGAAGGCGCCGACACGGTCTATGTCGCCGACACCGCGTCACGCTTTCTCTTTCAGCTCTACGGCGACCCGTCGATTAAAAGCGTCGCCGATTTGAAGGGCAAGGTAGTCGCCGCCACCCAGCCCGCTGCTTCCAGCGACTACGCCCTGCGCATATTGTTGCGCAAATACGGCTTGACGCCGGACAAGGACGTGAAAATCATTTACGCCGGCAGCAGCCCGGCGCTGCTGTCGATGTTGAAAGGCGGCAACGCGGTGGCCGGCTTGATGACCGCGCCGGCGATTTACGCCGCTCAAGAAGTGGGCTTGAAGGAAATCGTCAACGTCACCGATCTCAATATTCCGTTTATCTTCGTCGGCGTCGCCACCACACGCCGCGTGCTGCAACAGAAACCGGACGCGGTTATGCGCTATCTGCGCGGCTACACCGAGGCGATCTCGGTGATCTTACGCGACAAAGAAACCGCCCTTAAAGTCATCAGCAAGTATATGAAAATGGACAACCGCCAACATCTTGAAGCGGTCTACAACGAATTTACGCCAGTGCTCCAGCGCGTGCCCTTGATGAACAAAAAAGTTGTCGAAGCGGTGCTTGAAGTGGTCAAAAGCCCCAAGGGCGTGCAGGCCAAACCGGAAGTTTTTTACGATAACTCCTACCTACAGAAACTCGAAGCCAGCGGCTTTATCAATTCGCTCTATCCACGCTGA
- a CDS encoding DHA2 family efflux MFS transporter permease subunit yields the protein MSQPSLIPEVIHSKRTSNLILLSVCLGQALVGLDQRAITVALPTLTTTFNTAFTTIQWTILVYDLVLIGLIITMGRLGDMFGRRRFYTLGFLIFVCASAICGITQTTGQLIFFRAVQAIGGSMIAANGRAIVSVNLPAEERGRALGLTSTAFHVGFLTGPALGGFLIDSLGWRWIFYINMPFSLAGAFLAWKIVPETRMPGKTSVDIAGAVLLLLTNGLFIYAIDQLPRVGWRQPGFFAPMALAAVALLFLIRVEARAKLPILVLTMFRARLFSAGIASLFVLAATLSAINFLLPFYLQSLLGFSATQTGWIIVADSVIIMVMAPIAGALSDRLGSRLLCTLGCAAVAVAQLLLASIDLHASLFRIILPLMLWGIGWSLFNAPNQRSILGAVATDKIGAAAGMIATTARTGGAMGVALSATLFGYLLAGAGLPASQVNSPASWRAAPELFMSGFSTTIYALSCFTLLAVFTSAIRGRQLDS from the coding sequence ATGAGTCAGCCAAGCTTGATCCCTGAAGTCATCCACTCGAAGCGCACTTCGAACCTAATTTTGCTGAGCGTTTGCCTCGGCCAAGCCCTGGTCGGCCTCGATCAACGCGCGATCACCGTCGCCCTACCGACGCTGACGACGACGTTCAACACCGCGTTCACGACCATTCAATGGACGATCCTCGTCTACGATCTCGTCTTGATCGGCTTGATCATCACCATGGGCCGGCTCGGCGATATGTTCGGCCGGCGCCGTTTCTACACCCTCGGCTTTTTAATCTTCGTCTGCGCGTCGGCAATCTGCGGCATCACCCAAACCACCGGCCAATTAATTTTTTTCCGCGCGGTTCAGGCCATCGGCGGTTCCATGATCGCCGCCAACGGCCGCGCCATCGTATCGGTCAACTTGCCGGCGGAAGAACGCGGCCGCGCCTTGGGACTCACGTCGACGGCGTTTCATGTCGGCTTTCTCACCGGCCCCGCGCTCGGCGGATTTTTGATCGATAGCCTCGGTTGGCGCTGGATTTTTTACATCAACATGCCGTTTAGCCTGGCCGGCGCTTTCCTAGCGTGGAAAATCGTTCCCGAAACGCGCATGCCAGGCAAGACCTCGGTGGATATTGCTGGAGCGGTGCTATTGCTCTTGACCAATGGCCTGTTCATCTACGCCATCGATCAATTGCCGCGCGTCGGCTGGCGCCAGCCGGGTTTCTTCGCGCCCATGGCACTCGCGGCTGTCGCGCTGCTGTTTCTGATACGCGTGGAAGCCCGCGCCAAATTGCCGATACTCGTACTGACCATGTTTCGCGCCCGGCTGTTCAGCGCCGGCATCGCCAGCCTGTTCGTCCTCGCCGCCACGCTGTCGGCGATTAATTTTCTCCTGCCATTTTATTTGCAAAGCCTATTGGGCTTTTCCGCTACGCAGACCGGCTGGATCATCGTCGCCGACTCGGTGATCATCATGGTCATGGCGCCCATCGCCGGCGCGTTGTCCGATCGCCTCGGCTCGCGCCTGCTCTGCACCCTCGGCTGTGCGGCCGTCGCCGTCGCGCAATTGCTGTTGGCGTCGATCGATCTGCACGCGTCGCTGTTTCGAATCATACTGCCGCTAATGCTCTGGGGCATCGGCTGGTCGCTATTCAACGCGCCCAACCAGCGCTCCATCTTGGGCGCGGTGGCAACGGATAAAATCGGCGCCGCCGCCGGCATGATCGCCACCACGGCGCGCACCGGCGGTGCCATGGGCGTGGCTCTATCGGCAACGCTATTCGGCTATCTCCTCGCCGGCGCTGGATTGCCGGCCAGCCAAGTGAATTCGCCGGCCAGCTGGCGCGCCGCACCTGAGTTATTTATGTCCGGTTTCTCAACGACGATTTACGCCTTGAGTTGTTTCACCCTGCTGGCGGTTTTCACTTCCGCGATTCGCGGTCGGCAACTAGATAGCTGA
- a CDS encoding DHA2 family efflux MFS transporter permease subunit, with translation MADSNISDEQRRHSRLVLYQVSLGLVVVAINHRAIQVALPTLTHVFHSDLSFIQWVLLVYDLCIIGLVLTLGRLGDLFGRKWIYIFGFLIFIAGSALCGLAQSSTQLILFRVLQGIGGAMIMANGRALVTVNSPPSERGKALGFTSMAFHVGYITGPTLGGFIIDAVGWRWVFFLTVPIGLACAYFGWKVLKERPASEEKVQIDFAGAAFLLLTNICFIYALNRLPHRGARDALVVAFFSVAAVTLLLFIRTEQKAPTPILSLSLFRNRLFTAANLSLFFLTLTQSAVSVLIPFYLQNLIGFTPTQMGWILIGGSVVIIVLAPVAGRLSDRFGSRILCSVGASIMIVGQYFIGSLTLQSTIFQMVMPQILIGLGWALFNSPNQSAIMSTVPRDKVGAASGMTLTTARIGGAMGIAISGALMTFALGANGLTPEQIESPASWAAAPEIFLKSFSFTAHWITALAIFAVIFAAMRGRRED, from the coding sequence ATGGCAGATTCAAACATCAGCGACGAGCAACGGCGCCATTCCCGGCTGGTGCTTTATCAAGTCTCGCTCGGGCTGGTCGTGGTGGCGATCAACCATCGCGCCATTCAAGTCGCGTTGCCTACCCTCACCCATGTTTTTCATAGCGACCTGTCGTTCATCCAGTGGGTCTTGCTGGTCTACGACCTGTGCATCATCGGTTTGGTTTTAACCCTCGGACGGCTCGGCGATCTATTCGGCCGCAAATGGATCTATATTTTCGGTTTTTTAATATTCATCGCCGGCTCGGCGCTTTGCGGTCTGGCGCAATCGTCGACCCAGCTGATTTTATTTCGCGTGCTCCAAGGCATTGGCGGCGCCATGATCATGGCCAACGGCCGCGCTCTAGTCACCGTCAACTCGCCACCGTCCGAGCGCGGCAAAGCGCTGGGATTCACCTCCATGGCGTTCCATGTCGGCTACATCACCGGACCGACACTCGGCGGCTTCATCATCGATGCGGTGGGCTGGCGCTGGGTGTTTTTTCTCACCGTGCCGATCGGCTTGGCTTGTGCCTATTTCGGCTGGAAGGTTTTAAAAGAGCGCCCCGCCAGCGAAGAAAAAGTCCAAATCGATTTCGCCGGCGCCGCTTTTCTATTGCTAACCAACATCTGTTTCATCTATGCGCTCAACCGGTTGCCCCATCGCGGCGCCCGCGATGCTCTAGTGGTCGCCTTTTTTAGCGTCGCAGCCGTGACCTTGTTGCTGTTCATTCGCACCGAGCAAAAAGCGCCAACGCCGATCCTGAGTTTGTCGCTGTTTCGCAACCGGCTTTTCACTGCCGCCAATCTAAGTCTGTTCTTTCTGACCTTGACGCAATCCGCGGTCAGCGTCCTGATTCCCTTCTATTTGCAAAACCTGATTGGCTTCACGCCGACCCAAATGGGCTGGATCTTGATCGGCGGCTCGGTGGTGATTATCGTCTTAGCTCCAGTCGCCGGCCGCTTGTCCGACCGTTTTGGCTCGCGCATTCTCTGCTCGGTCGGCGCTTCGATCATGATCGTCGGCCAGTATTTCATCGGCTCGCTGACTTTGCAGTCGACGATATTCCAAATGGTCATGCCGCAAATCTTGATCGGCCTGGGCTGGGCGCTATTCAACTCGCCTAACCAAAGCGCGATCATGAGCACCGTGCCACGCGATAAAGTCGGTGCGGCTTCGGGCATGACGCTCACCACGGCAAGAATCGGCGGCGCCATGGGCATCGCCATTTCCGGCGCGCTGATGACTTTCGCATTAGGCGCCAACGGCCTCACCCCTGAGCAGATCGAATCCCCCGCCAGCTGGGCCGCGGCGCCGGAAATATTTTTAAAATCCTTCAGCTTCACCGCCCATTGGATCACCGCCTTGGCGATCTTCGCGGTAATTTTCGCCGCCATGCGCGGACGGCGCGAAGACTAG